In one window of Miscanthus floridulus cultivar M001 chromosome 12, ASM1932011v1, whole genome shotgun sequence DNA:
- the LOC136495388 gene encoding probable protein phosphatase 2C 42 — MALAVPVTLKTTEVGENERLDYAMSAMQGHRENMEDAHAIVLDLDAATGTSFFGVYDGHGGPAVSKYCARHLHIELRRHERFHDNLRIAIERTFLRMDEMTKDRSAGRELSGYGGNDNWKAYRKAMRRSLFLPFCQSAYPGPENDGCTACVVLIRGNQIIVGNAGDSRCVLSRNNLAIDLSNNFKPSLPAERQRIEAAGHLVTFSERGNVRRIDDGIAILRSLGDLLYKDNNNLGPQEQAITAFLEVRTEEINQDDQFLIIACDGIW; from the exons ATGGCACTTGCTGTACCTGTGACACTAAAGACTACTGAGGTGGGTGAGAATGAAAGACTTGATTACGCCATGTCAGCTATGCAAGGACACCGTGAAAATATGGAGGATGCT CATGCAATTGTCTTAGATCTTGATGCTGCAACTGGCACATCATTCTTTGGTGTTTATGATGGCCATGGAG GACCTGCTGTTTCAAAGTATTGTGCGAGACACTTACACATTGAGCTTCGCAGACATGAAAGATTTCATGATAATCTCCGAATTGCAATTGAGAGAACGTTCTTAAG GATGGATGAGATGACGAAAGACAGGAGCGCAGGGAGGGAATTATCTGGGTATGGTGGTAATGACAATTGGAAAGCATATAGAAAGGCTATGCGCAGGAGTCTATTTCTACCCTTCTGTCAG TCTGCCTATCCGGGGCCAGAAAACGATGGATGTACCGCGTGTGTGGTTCTCATTAGAGGCAACCAAATCATTGTGGGAAATGCTGGTGATTCTCGCTGTGTACTCTCAAGGAATAATCTG GCGATTGATCTATCGAACAACTTTAAACCAAGCCTTCCAGCTGAAAGACAAAGAATAGAAGCTGCAGGGCATCTGGTAACTTTTAGTGAGAGAGGAAATGTGCGTCGTATTGATGATGGAATTGCAATTTTAAGATCACTTG GTGACCTGCTGTACAAGGATAACAATAATTTAGGTCCCCAAGAACAAGCAATTACTGCCTTTCTTGAAGTTCGCACT GAAGAGATAAATCAAGATGACCAGTTTCTTATCATAGCATGTGATGGAATCTGGTAA